A single Nocardioides bizhenqiangii DNA region contains:
- a CDS encoding tyrosine-protein phosphatase, whose product MAERASWNRQVPLQGNGNFRDIGGYATTDGRAVRTGVVFRSGSLDELSKDDVPVLQSLGVCAIADLRREPERAEVTPSWFAASGIAVTRLPIGTRVAHLKSIATRMLAGEITDFDADDMIDIYTTLLTHYPAEFGEVVRVIARADGATVVHCTAGKDRTGVAIALLLSFLGVDDETVADDYALSQQNYSLPLLAELEVRFAELDADLERVRSFFEAQPGVMLGLLGDLRARFGSAADYLAGPAGVPRDDLERVRARLLEHHDDVQPDGGEPA is encoded by the coding sequence ATGGCCGAGAGGGCGTCCTGGAACAGGCAGGTGCCGCTTCAGGGCAACGGCAATTTCCGCGACATCGGCGGATACGCGACCACCGACGGCCGAGCGGTGCGCACGGGCGTGGTGTTCCGGTCGGGGTCGCTGGACGAGCTGTCCAAGGACGACGTACCGGTGCTGCAGTCGCTCGGCGTGTGTGCGATTGCCGACCTGCGACGTGAGCCCGAGCGGGCCGAGGTCACGCCGTCGTGGTTCGCGGCGTCCGGGATCGCTGTCACCCGGCTGCCGATCGGGACGCGGGTGGCTCACCTGAAGTCGATCGCGACCCGGATGCTCGCCGGCGAGATCACCGACTTCGACGCCGACGACATGATCGACATCTACACCACGTTGCTCACCCACTACCCGGCCGAGTTCGGTGAGGTGGTCCGCGTGATCGCGCGCGCCGACGGGGCGACCGTCGTCCACTGCACGGCTGGCAAGGACCGCACGGGTGTCGCGATCGCGTTGCTGTTGTCCTTCCTCGGCGTCGATGACGAGACGGTCGCCGATGACTACGCCCTCTCGCAACAGAACTATTCGTTGCCGCTCCTGGCCGAGCTGGAGGTGCGGTTCGCAGAGCTGGACGCCGATCTCGAGCGGGTCCGCTCGTTCTTCGAGGCGCAGCCGGGCGTGATGCTCGGTCTGCTCGGAGACCTGCGGGCGCGCTTCGGCAGTGCCGCCGACTACCTTGCCGGGCCGGCCGGGGTCCCGCGGGACGACCTCGAGCGGGTGCGGGCGCGGCTGCTCGAGCACCACGACGACGTACAGCCGGACGGCGGCG